One genomic region from Haloterrigena gelatinilytica encodes:
- a CDS encoding zinc ribbon domain-containing protein: MRSTSARSTRLQREIDELVARGWTIEEEAPDHVVMVDREFGSLVSHLLVAILTFWFSMGLGNVVWGAYNYVANSRRRVLWEDGRDCPNCGASASPDAAYCPDCGEDLASGRSSSATVVCPDCEAAVDAGSRYCPNCGTRLADAVGERTDAVDSGAGAVDDGTDTFDTGS; the protein is encoded by the coding sequence ATGCGCAGCACATCCGCGCGAAGTACGCGACTGCAACGGGAGATCGACGAGCTCGTCGCTCGGGGGTGGACGATCGAGGAGGAGGCGCCCGATCACGTGGTGATGGTCGACCGAGAGTTCGGATCGCTGGTCTCGCACCTGCTGGTCGCGATCCTGACGTTCTGGTTCTCGATGGGACTCGGAAACGTCGTCTGGGGCGCCTACAACTACGTCGCGAACTCCCGGCGGCGCGTCCTCTGGGAGGACGGCCGGGACTGTCCGAACTGCGGCGCCAGCGCCTCGCCGGACGCCGCCTACTGCCCGGACTGCGGCGAAGACCTCGCGAGCGGACGTTCCTCGAGCGCCACCGTCGTCTGTCCCGACTGCGAGGCCGCCGTCGACGCGGGCTCGCGGTACTGTCCGAACTGCGGGACGAGACTCGCCGACGCGGTCGGAGAGCGGACCGACGCGGTCGACAGTGGGGCCGGCGCGGTCGACGACGGGACTGACACGTTCGACACCGGTTCCTGA